From Arthrobacter sp. FW306-2-2C-D06B, a single genomic window includes:
- a CDS encoding YciI family protein: MTKYLISFPSEAMVLTEEEFPIVSAEAHAVIEDAKKAGVYVFGGGIDEETDPVLVSADGSVSTDIYPGSELKGGFTVLELPTRGDAVEWARKIAVACRCPQELREFMYDPQS, from the coding sequence ATGACCAAATACCTCATCTCGTTCCCGAGCGAAGCCATGGTGCTCACCGAGGAGGAGTTCCCGATCGTCTCCGCCGAAGCCCACGCAGTGATCGAGGACGCGAAGAAAGCAGGCGTCTACGTCTTCGGCGGCGGGATCGACGAGGAAACCGATCCCGTGCTGGTTTCCGCCGACGGCTCTGTGAGCACCGATATCTATCCGGGCTCCGAACTCAAGGGCGGGTTCACCGTGCTGGAACTACCGACGCGCGGGGACGCGGTCGAGTGGGCGAGGAAGATCGCGGTGGCATGCCGTTGCCCGCAGGAGCTCCGCGAGTTCATGTACGACCCCCAGAGCTAG
- a CDS encoding DUF6458 family protein — translation MGIGSSIFLIAIGAILAFAIPGDVVSFIDLHMVGYILMVVGVIGLIVSLFVFGPRRTRRISESRATVDPVTGDRIVTRDTRDGGI, via the coding sequence GTGGGAATCGGATCATCCATCTTCCTTATCGCGATAGGCGCCATCCTGGCCTTCGCCATCCCCGGAGATGTCGTGTCTTTCATCGACCTCCATATGGTCGGCTACATCCTCATGGTCGTCGGGGTCATCGGCTTGATCGTTTCCCTTTTCGTGTTCGGCCCGCGCCGGACCCGCCGAATCAGCGAAAGCCGTGCCACAGTCGATCCGGTCACGGGTGACCGCATCGTGACCCGGGACACCCGCGACGGCGGAATCTAG
- a CDS encoding serine/threonine-protein kinase, translating into MPSGPITGDSDALVAGRYRLGTLIGRGATASVYRAQDERLGRDVALKLFSPQLGGPDELARHENEMRLLATFNHPSLVTLFDAGTDQRDQEHARTFLTMELIHGPDLYARLRGRPLSPQDVAHIGADLASALEYVHGRGIIHRDIKPANVLLPDAPVGSAIRPKLTDFGIARIIEGTRLTATGTMVGTAAYLSPEQATGSVLGPSSDIYSLGLLLLECLTGKLEYPGTSVESAVARLHRPPRVPEALGTRWVDLLTAMTLTEPSARPGALEVEQALRSAFSSGVPAATPAGPNGATQALPRMPDRPPRTAKATIRMQVRPEATARRGKPVSRARRSAWAVGAALLTAALVIVGLSAFQPPAPAAPDPSVSATSTPSAPTPTPSPTIEEASTPAAPVPVAPAPGRHKGNGKGNGG; encoded by the coding sequence GTGCCGAGTGGCCCCATCACGGGAGATAGCGATGCCCTTGTAGCTGGTCGGTACAGGCTGGGAACCTTGATCGGCCGCGGCGCGACCGCGTCGGTGTACCGGGCGCAGGATGAGAGGCTAGGCCGCGACGTGGCGCTGAAGCTCTTTTCTCCCCAGCTCGGCGGGCCGGACGAGCTTGCCCGGCATGAAAACGAGATGCGGCTCCTGGCGACTTTCAACCATCCGTCCCTCGTCACTCTCTTCGACGCCGGTACCGACCAGCGCGACCAAGAGCATGCCCGGACATTCCTCACCATGGAACTGATTCACGGTCCGGACCTGTATGCCAGATTGCGGGGCCGACCGCTGTCCCCCCAGGACGTAGCCCACATAGGGGCGGATCTGGCGTCGGCCTTGGAATACGTCCATGGGCGCGGGATCATTCACCGCGACATCAAACCCGCGAATGTCCTCCTGCCTGACGCCCCCGTAGGATCCGCCATCCGGCCCAAGCTCACCGACTTCGGGATCGCCCGCATCATCGAGGGAACGCGCCTGACGGCAACAGGAACGATGGTGGGAACCGCCGCATACCTGAGCCCGGAACAGGCCACCGGCTCTGTCCTCGGACCGTCAAGCGATATCTACTCCCTCGGACTTCTACTCCTCGAATGCCTCACCGGAAAGCTCGAATATCCGGGAACCAGCGTGGAGTCGGCCGTTGCGAGGCTCCACCGCCCACCCCGTGTACCGGAGGCCTTGGGGACGCGCTGGGTTGACCTCCTCACCGCCATGACATTGACTGAACCCTCTGCACGGCCTGGCGCACTAGAGGTTGAGCAAGCACTTCGGAGCGCCTTCAGTTCCGGCGTCCCAGCAGCGACGCCCGCTGGCCCCAACGGAGCCACGCAGGCCCTTCCCCGCATGCCCGATCGCCCGCCCCGCACCGCCAAGGCAACCATCCGGATGCAGGTGCGGCCCGAGGCGACGGCGAGGCGGGGGAAGCCCGTAAGCCGGGCGCGCAGATCGGCATGGGCTGTCGGCGCCGCACTTCTGACCGCCGCCCTGGTGATCGTTGGCCTGAGCGCCTTCCAGCCGCCTGCTCCCGCCGCGCCGGACCCGTCCGTCTCGGCAACGAGCACGCCCAGCGCCCCGACGCCAACGCCCTCACCGACCATTGAGGAGGCATCGACGCCGGCTGCGCCTGTTCCGGTGGCACCGGCACCGGGACGCCACAAGGGCAACGGCAAGGGAAACGGCGGTTAG
- a CDS encoding YegP family protein — MAGKFELFVDARERYRFRLKAADGTVMAVSKGFETKRAAVVGIREVRACAGMGLITDLCPSQPAASGAAPEVSSPSPAEEGQPRVRNWLGRTSLVRRRTHKALMSKRWLNPVKKHLVK; from the coding sequence ATGGCTGGGAAGTTTGAACTGTTTGTCGATGCCCGGGAACGCTACAGGTTCCGGCTGAAGGCAGCGGACGGGACCGTCATGGCGGTCTCGAAGGGTTTTGAGACCAAACGCGCCGCAGTGGTGGGAATCCGCGAAGTGCGCGCATGCGCGGGGATGGGACTGATCACGGACCTGTGTCCGAGCCAGCCGGCCGCATCAGGGGCAGCGCCGGAAGTCTCCTCCCCTTCCCCGGCCGAAGAGGGGCAGCCCCGCGTCCGGAATTGGCTGGGCCGAACCTCTCTCGTCCGTAGACGCACCCACAAAGCGCTGATGTCCAAGCGTTGGCTGAACCCGGTCAAAAAGCACCTGGTCAAATAG